One window from the genome of Yarrowia lipolytica chromosome 1B, complete sequence encodes:
- a CDS encoding uncharacterized protein (Truncated form of YALI0B12694g, weakly similar to uniprot|P48415 Saccharomyces cerevisiae YPL085w SEC16 multidomain vesicle coat protein singleton), translated as MAKKNNKKSKAKAKKAAPSVAVPATNVASSVAADPAAVETASSTSASLSVPESAAATETTASTSPTSPVTNVSPLAEAIAGDEGSGSIPDDEEDIDEEEETGTEESAEAEAEPESPEGTTPVLTVQPNALAAEPTVETVDVVVPVPVEPEEDEQESEVKAEIDPVVAEIEQPEPPMASDKDFFSTLSKEEDGEEDVKEVATSTTTDVATPVATATPSITQVEKHLESRFMGNPVVENEKKHKEDEIREVEDQLTERLMRDPVVEGIKRERAEESAQVEEKLEKRFMEDPVVEQIKQEQADEYRKVRDQLETGSEEPNDDFFANLGSEEAKLQAKDTEPDTKHEDDFFSTLGGSSDETGKKTVAETQSEPETKTIETAKAEEAKPIETKTEPVAEDDFFSGLGKSEQEQGFVPEHTTAASTTTKEEDDFMASLAQPQNPEQTDPLPQDDFFSQLAEENVQSVSAEPEHKSPVAAPAATKAAAAEDDFFSQLGKSPEKSVPAAATSDDAPRRRHKVQPSGADFFDQLGVSETEAPPALHEPPQPKPITLSLDEDDDLLLTDEDDQAEVLAEAGKPNPPVQSFAFLEDDDLLESDQDFLETDDEDEEPMAAQTGGDFRANQQHQNTYFPSVPVAPVSTSRYSTPTVPSVSQFGGYGAAQSTPNMYQPVSSQSTPSAAAPGAGKRVDKNKSDAFDFPTGMIPKVVKKARSQQQLPQAHGAPGVTPGLMPAFGAAPGAPPTPGVPPMGPPVARPASNPYAPAPVQPPTTAPKKNFFEELPPIPVKPISRQPSYALSPPRAPFAQEASQQPRRVSDGYGMPSHGGPHSGVHSAPVSHHNSVSGPPAAAPHNPYAPPSGPSAVPPKTSSPYAHPPAAVPPKTSSPYAPPPPAVPPKSSSPYAPPPVSHSAPPAGGPPAGPPRGTSRGVPVPQPQPPVAAAAAAAACCCCCCWNSFGPPSCWTSTGVVSKCLCSSSGSSSSRHYSSCSCSGYGLLAQRFSQASHPAASDTVSSTIFRVQGHWPKVYSFG; from the coding sequence ATGGCTAAAAAGAATAACAAGAAAagcaaggccaaggccaagaaggcggCTCCTTCGGTGGCCGTGCCCGCGACCAACGTAGCCTCTTCGGTTGCCGCTGATCCCGCTGCTGTGGAGACCGCTTCTTCCACTTCAGCATCACTCAGTGTGCCCGAGAGCGCCGCAGCCACAGAGACAACAGCTTCGACATCGCCAACCTCGCCCGTGACCAATGTTTCGCCGTTGGCTGAGGCCATAGCTGGAGATGAAGGATCTGGTTCAATCCcagatgatgaggaggacattgacgaggaggaggagactggCACCGAAGAGTCTGCAGAAGCCGAGGCTGAACCCGAATCGCCAGAAGGAACAACCCCGGTGCTTACTGTGCAGCCCAACGCCCTGGCTGCCGAGCCCACAGTCGAGACAGTAGACGTCGttgttcctgttcctgttgagcctgaggaggatgagcAGGAGTCTGAGGTTAAGGCAGAGATCGATCCGGTGGTTGCGGAGATCGAGCAGCCCGAGCCCCCTATGGCTTCGGACAAagacttcttctccactttgtccaaggaggaggatggagaggaggatgtGAAAGAGGTTGCTACCAGTACTACCACTGATGTTGCAACCCCTGTTGCCACTGCCACGCCTTCCATTACACAGGTTGAGAAGCATCTGGAAAGCCGGTTCATGGGGAATCCTGTGGTGGAGAATGAGAAGAAACACAAGGAGGATGAAATCCGCGAAGTGGAGGACCAGCTGACCGAGCGGCTGATGCGAGATCCTGTTGTTGAGGGCATTAAGCGGGAACGAGCCGAGGAAAGCGCCCaggtcgaggagaagctggaaaagCGATTCATGGAGGACCCTGTGgttgagcagatcaagCAGGAGCAAGCCGATGAATATCGTAAGGTCCGGGATCAGCTAGAGACCGGATCGGAGGAGCCCAACGACGATTTCTTCGCCAACTTAGGGTCTGAGGAGGCTAAGCTTCAGGCCAAGGACACCGAGCCCGATACAAAGCATGAAGACGATTTCTTTTCAACTCTTGGAGGTAGCTCAGATGAAACCGGTAAGAAGACTGTCGCTGAGACACAGTCTGAGCCCGAAACCAAGACCATTGAGACCGCTaaggctgaggaggctAAGCCTATCGAAACCAAGACCGAGCCTGTTGCTGAAGACGACTTTTTCTCTGGTCTAGGCAAGTCTGAACAAGAGCAAGGGTTTGTTCCTGAGCATACCACTGCTGCTTCCACTACAACCAAGGAAGAGGACGACTTCATGGCATCTCTGGCCCAGCCCCAAAACCCCGAGCAGACAGACCCCCTTCCTCAGGATGACTTTTTCAGTCAGCTTGCAGAGGAAAATGTGCagtctgtgtctgctgaGCCTGAGCACAAGTCCCCTGTGGCCGCTCCTGCTGCCAcgaaggctgctgctgctgaggatGACTTCTTCAGCCAACTTGGGAAGTCTCCTGAAAAGTctgttcctgctgctgctacGTCTGATGATGCCCCCCGAAGAAGACACAAGGTGCAGCCCAGTGGAGCTGACTTTTTCGACCAGCTTGGAGTAAGCGAGACTGAGGCTCCTCCTGCCCTACACGAGCCTCCACAGCCGAAGCCCATCACCCTGTCCCtcgacgaagacgacgatCTGCTTCTGACGGACGAGGATGACCAGGCCGAGGTGCTGGCTGAGGCAGGCAAGCCCAACCCTCCTGTCCAGTCATTTGCATTTTTGGAAGACGACGATCTGCTGGAGAGCGACCAGGACTTCCTGGAGacggacgacgaggacgaggaacCTATGGCTGCCCAGACTGGCGGCGACTTCCGAGCTAACCAACAGCACCAGAACACTTATTTTCCCAGTGTGCCTGTTGCCCCCGTCTCCACAAGCAGATATAGTACACCCACTGTGCCCTCTGTGTCTCAGTTTGGAGGTTACGGAGCTGCTCAGTCCACTCCTAATATGTACCAGCCTGTTTCTTCACAGTCTACCccctctgctgctgctcctggagctggcAAACGTGttgacaagaacaagtcgGACGCTTTTGATTTCCCCACAGGTATGATTCCCAAGGTTGTCAAGAAGGCACGgtcgcagcagcagcttccCCAGGCCCATGGTGCGCCTGGTGTTACCCCCGGTCTGATGCCTGCGTTTGGAGCTGCTCCGGGTGCTCCTCCTACACCTGGAGTTCCCCCCATGGGTCCTCCTGTTGCACGACCTGCTAGTAACCCCTatgctcctgctcctgtcCAGCCGCCTACTACGGCTCCTAAGAAGAACTTCTTCGAGGAGCTGCCACCCATTCCCGTCAAGCCTATTTCTCGGCAGCCGAGCTACGCtctgtctcctcctcgggctcctTTTGCTCAGGAGGCTTCTCAGCAACCTCGACGAGTCAGTGATGGCTACGGAATGCCTTCTCACGGTGGCCCTCATTCAGGTGTCCATTCTGCGCCTGTTTCACACCATAACAGTGTTTCTGGACccccagctgctgctccccaTAACCCCTATGCTCCTCCCAGTGGTCCCTCAGCTGTCCCTCCCAAAACGAGCTCTCCTTATGCTCACCCTCCAGCTGCAGTGCCTCCTAAAACGAGTTCACCCTacgctcctcctcctccagcagtaCCCCCTAAGAGTAGCTCGCCCTATGCTCCTCCACCCGTGAGTCATTCGGCACCTCCTGCTGGTGGACCTCCTGCTGGACCTCCTCGAGGAACTTCTCGTGGCGTTCCTGTtcctcagcctcagcctcctgttgctgccgctgctgctgctgctgcctgctgctgctgctgctgctggaacagCTTCGGGCCCCCCTCCTGCTGGACCTCCACGGGTGTCGTCTCGAAATGCCtatgctcctcctcggggagctcctcctcgaggcACTACTCCTCCTGTAGTTGCTCCGGCTATGGCTTACTCGCCCAACGTTTCTCCCAAGCGAGTCATCCAGCAGCCTCAGACACAGTCTCCTCGACGATATTCAGAGTTCAAGGACATTGGCCAAAAGTCTACAGTTTCGGATGA